In one window of Megalops cyprinoides isolate fMegCyp1 chromosome 24, fMegCyp1.pri, whole genome shotgun sequence DNA:
- the LOC118770868 gene encoding cytochrome P450 7B1, which yields MIAVALTSLIAFILYLLTEWRGRKRKEGEPPLIKGWIPYIGKALEFGRDAHKFLTSYKEKYGDIFTVRIAGKYMTFIMDPVLYPNVIKHGRQLDFHEFSDQVAPVTFGYPPIRSAKFPGMDEEIQKSYRLLQGENLSSLTENMMGNLQLVFRQDYLGEEGEWRTGDMYSFCNQVMFEATFMTMYGKPTHAARHAGMAALREKFEKFDAMFPLLIAQIPISLLGATKAVRDDLIRFFLPEKMSAWCGSSRFIQRRTEVFEQYDLLGDLDKAAHHFAILWASVGNTVPATFWAMYYLVTHPDALAAVRGELDHILQLEGREPGRPRNITLTLEQLDSLLYLGSAISESLRLSSASMNIRVAQEDFTLRLERGRSIAVRKGDVIALYPQSVHTDPDIFQDPEVYKFDRFVEDGKEKTDFYKHGQKLKYYRMPFGSGSTKCPGRYFAVNEMKQFLSLVLLYFDVEVLEGQKKVSLDSSRAGLGILLPASDVRFRYRPRQP from the exons ATGATAGCGGTGGCCTTAACGTCTTTAATCGCCTTCATACTCTACCTACTAACCGAATGGCGCGGGAGAAAAAG GAAGGAGGGGGAGCCGCCGCTAATAAAGGGGTGGATTCCGTACATTGGGAAAGCTCTGGAGTTTGGCAGAGATGCCCACAAATTCCTCACCTCCTACAAGGAGAAATACGGAGATATATTTACTGTGCGAATCGCAG GTAAATACATGACGTTTATCATGGACCCCGTGCTGTACCCCAACGTCATCAAGCACGGCCGGCAGCTGGACTTCCACGAGTTCTCCGACCAGGTGGCGCCCGTCACCTTCGGCTACCCCCCCATCCGGAGCGCCAAGTTCCCGGGCATGGACGAGGAGATCCAGAAGTCGTACCGCCTCCTGCAAGGGGAGAACCTGTCCTCGCTGACGGAGAACATGATGGGGAACCTGCAGCTGGTGTTCCGGCAGGACTacctgggggaggagggggagtggaGGACGGGCGACATGTACAGCTTCTGCAACCAGGTGATGTTCGAGGCCACCTTCATGACGATGTACGGCAAGCCCACGCACGCCGCCAGGCACGCCGGGATGGCGGCGCTCAGAGAGAAGTTCGAGAAGTTCGACGCCATGTTCCCGCTGCTGATCGCCCAGATCCCCATCTCGCTGCTGGGGGCCACCAAGGCCGTCCGGGACGACCTGATCCGCTTCTTCCTGCCCGAGAAGATGTCCGCGTGGTGCGGGTCCTCCCGGTTCATCCAGCGCAGGACTGAAGTGTTCGAGCAGTACGACCTGCTCGGAGACCTGGACAAAGCAG CGCATCACTTCGCCATCCTCTGGGCCTCAGTGGGTAACACGGTCCCCGCCACCTTCTGGGCCATGTACTACCTGGTGACGCACCCCGACGCCCTCGCTGCCGTGCGGGGCGAGCTCGACCACATCCTGCAGCTCGAGGGGAGGGAGCCCGGCCGCCCACGCAACATCACGCTGACCCTGGAACAGCTCGACAGCCTACTCTACCTGG GAAGTGCGATCAGCGAGAGCCTGCGTCTGTCCTCGGCCTCCATGAACATCCGCGTGGCTCAGGAGGATTTCACCTTGCGGCTGGAGAGGGGGCGCTCCATCGCCGTGCGCAAGGGCGACGTCATCGCCCTCTACCCGCAGAGCGTGCACACGGACCCCGACATCTTCCAGGATCCAGAG GTTTACAAGTTTGACAGATTTGTTGAGGACGGGAAGGAAAAGACAGACTTCTACAAGCACGGGCAGAAACTGAAGTACTACCGCATGCCCTTTGGGTCGGGCTCCACAAAGTGTCCGGGCCGGTACTTTGCAGTGAACGAGATGAAGCAGTTCCTGTCTTTGGTGCTTCTGTACTTCGATGTGGAGGTCCTCGAGGGTCAGAAGAAGGTTTCCCTGGACTCAAGCCGGGCGGGGCTGGGTATTCTGCTCCCCGCCTCAGACGTTCGGTTCCGCTACAGGCCCCGTCAGCCCTGA
- the LOC118770883 gene encoding class E basic helix-loop-helix protein 22-like, with translation MHRNTGLERAEGATFHKTLSAVSSKTMSSFRADASIDHPSRDRQSPLSCFDRTDSDPVQPGALGLPTGSLCEKYVESGDRALVAESSGGEQSPDDDSDDRCDIVHMTDRTAAAPGGASAGRKNKEQRVLRLNINARERRRMHDLNDALDELRSVIPYAHSPSVRKLSKIATLLLAKNYILMQAQALDEMRRLVAYLNQGQGVSGPSAPASSGHSAGLGSYEQPSGYPFGAGAAASSCPEKCALFSSLASNLYKECMDKP, from the coding sequence ATGCATAGGAATACGGGCTTGGAGAGAGCGGAGGGGGCAACTTTCCACAAAACTCTCAGCGCCGTCTCAAGCAAAACAATGTCCTCGTTCAGAGCAGATGCCAGTATTGATCATCCATCGCGGGACCGCCAATCACCACTCAGTTGTTTCGATCGGACTGACTCGGACCCAGTCCAGCCAGGGGCGCTCGGTCTACCGACCGGGTCTTTGTGCGAAAAGTACGTGGAAAGCGGCGACAGGGCTTTGGTGGCGGAGAGCAGCGGCGGGGAACAGAGTCCAGACGATGACAGCGACGACAGATGTGACATTGTTCACATGACAGACAGGACGGCGGCGGCGCCCGGAGGTGCATCTGCGGGTAGGAAGAACAAGGAGCAGAGGGTGTTGAGGCTGAACATCAACGCGCGCGAGAGGAGGCGCATGCACGACCTGAACGACGCGCTGGACGAGCTGAGGTCAGTGATACCCTACGCGCACAGCCCCTCCGTGCGGAAGCTCTCCAAAATCGCTACCCTGCTGCTGGCCAAAAATTACATCCTCATGCAGGCCCAGGCATTGGACGAAATGAGACGGCTGGTGGCTTACCTCAACCAAGGCCAGGGGGTTTCTGGTCCTTCTGCGCCTGCCTCTTCTGGTCACAGTGCGGGTTTGGGTAGCTACGAACAACCGAGCGGTTACCCCTTCGGTGCCGGAGCTGCCGCTTCCTCGTGTCCCGAGAAATGCGCCCTTTTCAGCAGCTTGGCGTCTAACCTCTACAAAGAATGCATGGACAAGCCTTAG